The following are encoded together in the Humulus lupulus chromosome 5, drHumLupu1.1, whole genome shotgun sequence genome:
- the LOC133779093 gene encoding uncharacterized protein LOC133779093: MDECSILSWNIRGLNSANKQSSVQDVCRRNKIGIGGLLETKLRGNKIENRRSLWHDLTRISLSVKAWIVLGDFNALFYGVDRFGGKPVSSIELADPLGWLTDAKIEALKSIGSYFTWTNKQDGLARIYSKIDHVLMNGDWLDMFPQSLAVFRWEVVSDHCSCIVSNIPMEAMGIKLFRYYNFWLVRLKHRLKQFNRECIGDVGFSYQSAMVAYQDAQFQAQENPHDLKLQEAVKERATEFHQQEHMYHSFLAQRSKINQIRKGDMNTSYFHAYLKKRKAQNTIVSYINDHGLLIDDFKEVVAHFVDHFKSYLGSPSSATRKVDLHCITLGTKLSVEQQLSLLKPFSNKEIRAALFSIPNTKSL; this comes from the exons ATGGATGAGTGCTCTATTCTGAGTTGGAATATAAGGGGGCTGAACAGTGCGAATAAACAAAGTTCAGTCCAAGATGTTTGTAGAAGGAATAAGATTGGAATTGGTGGTTTGTTGGAAACTAAATTGCGGGGGAATAAAATTG AGAACAGAAGAAGCTTATGGCATGATTTAACTCGTATTTCACTTTCAGTCAAAGCCTGGATAGTTTTAGGGGATTTTAATGCCCTTTTTTATGGTGTGGATAGGTTTGGTGGTAAACCTGTTTCAAGTATTGAGTTGGCTGATCCTTTAGGGTGGCTAACAGATGCTAAAATTGAGGCTCTTAAGAGCATTGGTTCTTATTTTACTTGGACAAATAAACAAGATGGCTTAGCTAGGATCTACTCAAAGATAGATCATGTGTTAATGAATGGGGATTGGTTGGACATGTTTCCTCAATCTTTGGCTGTTTTTAGATGGGAGGTGGTCTCCGATCATTGTTCTTGTATAGTGTCTAACATTCCCATGGAGGCTATGGGAATCAAACTTTTCAGATATTACAATTTCTG GCTTGTGAGGTTGAAGCATAGGCTTAAGCAGTTTAACAGGGAGTGTATTGGAGATGTAGGGTTCAGTTATCAGTCGGCTATGGTGGCCTATCAAGATGCTCAATTTCAAGCCCAAGAGAATCCTCATGATCTCAAGTTGCAAGAGGCAGTAAAGGAGAGGGCAACTGAGTTTCATCAACAAGAACACATGTATCATAGTTTTCTTGCTCAACGAAGTAAGATAAACCAGATTAGGAAGGGAGACATGAATACCTCATATTTTCATGCCTATTTGAAGAAGCGAAAAGCACAGAACACTATAGTTTCTTATATTAATGATCACGGTCTGCTGATAGATGATTTTAAGGAGGTGGTAGCCCATTTTGTTGATCATTTCAAGAGCTATCTTGGTAGTCCTAGTTCTGCTACCAGAAAAGTTGACCTACATTGTATAACTTTGGGCACTAAGCTTTCAGTAGAGCAGCAGCTCTCTCTTTTAAAACCCTTTTCCAACAAGGAAATAAGAGCTGCATTGTTTAGTATCCCTAATACTAAATcgctataa